A genomic stretch from Haloarchaeobius amylolyticus includes:
- a CDS encoding PH domain-containing protein, producing MSDTPATESTYDWLTLDEDEEIVWSGIPDQKSIYPALIIGLPLCLVLVGIPIVVGAYLQRENTEYVVTTDGLYKKTGILSRDVQKIDFDKVQNISFSESFLGKQFGFGNVDISTAGGSGVEMQFMAVSDPKQVQELINRRIKQARGSQSDGEEDKEQVLDEILTELRAIRASFEGIEGQDTGADTGTADAGAAPTSQGPTGGAGEDEPGDPAGRQSDEFDWQDER from the coding sequence ATGAGCGACACCCCCGCGACCGAGTCCACCTACGACTGGTTGACGCTCGACGAGGACGAGGAGATCGTCTGGTCGGGCATCCCGGACCAGAAGAGCATCTACCCCGCCCTCATCATCGGGCTGCCGCTGTGTCTGGTCCTCGTCGGCATCCCCATCGTCGTCGGCGCGTACCTCCAGCGCGAGAACACGGAGTACGTCGTCACGACCGACGGGCTCTACAAGAAGACCGGCATCCTCTCCCGTGACGTCCAGAAGATCGACTTCGACAAGGTCCAGAACATCTCCTTCAGCGAGAGCTTCCTCGGCAAGCAGTTCGGCTTCGGGAACGTCGACATCTCCACCGCCGGCGGCTCCGGCGTCGAGATGCAGTTCATGGCCGTCTCGGACCCCAAGCAGGTCCAGGAGCTCATCAACAGGCGCATCAAGCAGGCCCGTGGCTCGCAGTCCGACGGCGAGGAGGACAAAGAGCAGGTGCTCGACGAGATACTGACCGAGCTGCGCGCCATCCGCGCGTCCTTCGAGGGCATCGAGGGGCAGGACACCGGCGCCGACACCGGCACCGCCGACGCCGGCGCCGCGCCCACCTCGCAGGGGCCGACCGGCGGCGCCGGTGAGGACGAACCGGGGGACCCGGCCGGCCGGCAGTCCGACGAGTTCGACTGGCAGGACGAGCGATGA
- a CDS encoding heavy metal translocating P-type ATPase: protein MSDDCTTESCGCDDAGTAGTGAESVADAPATLRLDVPDMDCPSCASKVEGAVSGLSGVLAVDPRPTTGTLVVGYDPEATDRETVVAAVEGAGYAVRDDDEDGDEAVWTSARGLKTIASGAFVALALLVILVRVNPVVVTVLDQSYALSDVLLLGAVVAGGQVILRNGYYSARTLSLDIDFLMTAAILAATGITVFVPGENLLIEAASLAFLFNVAELLERASVQRARRSLDDLLDLAPDTAVVRRDGEQVEIPADEVRVGEVVLVQPGEKIPVDGVVRDGESAVNQAPITGESVPVDKVRGDEVYAGTVNEQGYLEVETTSPAGESTLARIVDLVTDAQSNKTERERFVERFAQYYTPLVTGLAVLVAAVPPLFFGADWVHWAVNGIGLLVIACPCAFVISTPVSVVSAVTSAAKRAVLVKGGDRLETMGDVDIVALDKTGTLTTGELAVTDVVPLNGNSEEDVLRCARGLESRSEHPIGDAIVAHAARNGVEHRDVSGFESLTGEGVKATLGDVPHYAGKPGLFTDLGFDLDHVHLTTEGGVSRPEMRRQCEREGCLDLVEDTIPRLQGEGKTVVLVGTEDALEGVIAVSDTIRDDAVETVAALRERGLSVVMLTGDNEGTARAVAEQLGIDEYRADLLPEDKTDAVAELKEQGTVAMVGDGVNDAPALATADVGIAMGAAGSDTAIETADIALLTDDLSRLPYLVDLSRKANSVIRQNVWGSLAVKAALAVLIPVFAIPLWLVVLAGDVGMTTAVTGNAMRLARVAPDEAD from the coding sequence ATGAGCGACGATTGCACGACCGAGTCCTGCGGCTGCGACGACGCCGGGACGGCCGGCACCGGGGCCGAAAGCGTCGCGGACGCGCCGGCGACCCTGCGGCTCGACGTGCCGGACATGGACTGTCCGTCGTGTGCGAGCAAGGTCGAGGGGGCCGTCTCCGGCCTCTCCGGCGTCCTCGCCGTCGACCCGCGGCCGACGACCGGGACCCTCGTCGTCGGCTACGACCCCGAGGCGACCGACCGCGAGACGGTCGTGGCGGCCGTCGAGGGCGCGGGCTACGCGGTCCGCGACGACGACGAGGACGGTGACGAGGCCGTCTGGACGAGTGCCCGCGGGCTGAAGACCATCGCCTCCGGCGCGTTCGTCGCGCTCGCCCTGCTGGTCATCCTCGTCCGCGTCAACCCCGTCGTGGTGACCGTCCTCGACCAGTCCTACGCCCTCTCGGACGTGCTGTTGCTCGGCGCGGTCGTCGCCGGCGGGCAGGTCATCCTCCGGAACGGCTACTACTCCGCCCGGACCCTGAGCCTCGACATCGACTTCCTGATGACGGCGGCCATCCTCGCCGCGACGGGCATCACCGTCTTCGTCCCCGGCGAGAACCTCCTCATCGAGGCCGCCTCGCTGGCGTTCCTCTTCAACGTCGCCGAGCTGTTAGAGCGCGCCTCGGTCCAGCGCGCCCGGCGCTCGCTGGACGACCTGCTCGACCTCGCGCCCGACACCGCGGTGGTCCGCCGCGACGGCGAGCAGGTCGAGATTCCGGCCGACGAGGTCCGCGTCGGCGAGGTCGTCCTCGTCCAGCCGGGGGAGAAGATTCCGGTCGACGGGGTCGTCCGCGACGGCGAATCCGCCGTGAACCAGGCACCCATCACGGGCGAGTCCGTCCCGGTGGACAAGGTCCGCGGCGACGAGGTGTACGCCGGCACCGTCAACGAACAGGGCTACCTCGAGGTCGAGACGACCAGCCCCGCCGGGGAGTCCACGCTGGCGCGCATCGTCGACCTCGTCACCGACGCCCAGTCGAACAAGACCGAGCGCGAGCGCTTCGTCGAGCGCTTCGCGCAGTACTACACCCCGCTGGTCACGGGGCTGGCCGTACTGGTCGCCGCGGTCCCGCCGCTGTTCTTCGGCGCGGACTGGGTCCACTGGGCGGTCAACGGCATCGGGCTGCTCGTCATCGCCTGCCCGTGTGCGTTCGTCATCTCGACGCCCGTCAGCGTCGTCTCCGCGGTCACCAGCGCCGCGAAGCGTGCCGTCCTCGTGAAAGGCGGGGACCGGCTGGAGACGATGGGCGACGTGGACATCGTCGCGCTCGACAAGACGGGGACACTCACGACCGGCGAACTCGCCGTCACCGACGTCGTGCCCCTCAACGGGAACAGCGAGGAGGACGTCCTCCGGTGTGCCCGCGGGCTGGAGAGCCGGTCCGAACACCCCATCGGCGACGCGATCGTCGCCCACGCCGCACGGAACGGGGTCGAGCACCGGGACGTGTCCGGCTTCGAGAGCCTGACCGGCGAGGGCGTGAAGGCGACCCTCGGCGACGTGCCCCACTACGCCGGCAAGCCCGGCCTGTTCACCGACCTCGGGTTCGACCTCGACCACGTCCACCTGACGACTGAGGGCGGCGTCAGCCGGCCCGAGATGCGCCGCCAGTGCGAGCGCGAGGGCTGTCTCGACCTCGTCGAGGACACCATCCCGCGCCTCCAGGGCGAGGGCAAGACCGTCGTCCTCGTGGGAACGGAGGACGCCCTCGAGGGCGTCATCGCGGTCAGCGACACCATCCGGGACGACGCGGTCGAGACCGTCGCCGCCCTCCGCGAGCGCGGCCTCTCGGTCGTGATGCTCACCGGCGACAACGAGGGGACGGCCCGGGCCGTCGCCGAGCAACTCGGCATCGACGAGTACCGCGCCGACCTGCTGCCCGAGGACAAGACCGACGCGGTCGCCGAACTCAAGGAGCAGGGGACGGTCGCGATGGTCGGCGACGGCGTGAACGACGCGCCCGCGCTCGCCACGGCCGACGTGGGTATCGCGATGGGCGCGGCCGGCAGCGACACCGCCATCGAGACTGCCGACATCGCGCTGCTGACCGACGACCTCTCCCGGCTCCCCTACCTCGTCGACCTCTCGCGGAAGGCAAACAGCGTCATCCGCCAGAACGTCTGGGGTAGCCTCGCGGTCAAGGCCGCACTCGCGGTCCTCATCCCGGTCTTCGCCATCCCGCTCTGGCTGGTCGTACTCGCGGGCGACGTCGGCATGACGACCGCCGTCACCGGGAACGCGATGCGGCTGGCCCGCGTCGCGCCCGACGAGGCGGACTGA
- a CDS encoding class I fructose-bisphosphate aldolase gives MRPIDDSPIVRDGKVLILAMDHGLEHGPVDFEPVPETVNPETVFDVATHDAVTAFAVQKGVAETYYPSYEDDVNLLLKLNGTSNMWMGEPDSAVNCSVEYAAELGADALGFTLYGGSNHEIEMAEEFRDAQEEARDYDLPMVMWSYPRGQGLKNDRSPDTIAYAARQALELGADIAKVKYPGTPEAMQWAVDSAGKVKVVMSGGSKTSDYEFLKQVEESMNAGGKGLAVGRNVFQREDPVAILDGLEQVIFEGASAEEALE, from the coding sequence ATGCGCCCCATCGACGACTCTCCCATCGTGCGTGACGGAAAGGTACTGATTCTGGCGATGGACCACGGGCTGGAGCACGGCCCGGTCGACTTCGAGCCGGTCCCCGAGACGGTGAACCCGGAGACGGTGTTCGACGTCGCGACCCACGACGCCGTGACGGCCTTCGCCGTCCAGAAGGGCGTCGCCGAGACGTACTACCCCTCCTACGAGGACGACGTGAACCTCCTGTTGAAGCTCAACGGCACGTCCAACATGTGGATGGGCGAGCCCGATTCTGCAGTGAATTGCTCGGTCGAGTACGCCGCCGAACTCGGCGCCGACGCGCTCGGCTTCACGCTGTACGGCGGTTCCAACCACGAGATAGAGATGGCCGAGGAGTTCCGCGACGCCCAGGAGGAGGCCCGCGACTACGACCTCCCGATGGTCATGTGGTCGTACCCGCGCGGCCAGGGCCTGAAGAACGACCGCTCGCCCGACACCATCGCCTACGCCGCCCGGCAGGCGCTCGAACTCGGCGCGGACATCGCGAAGGTGAAGTACCCCGGCACGCCCGAGGCGATGCAGTGGGCCGTCGACTCGGCGGGGAAGGTCAAGGTCGTCATGTCCGGCGGGTCGAAGACCTCGGACTACGAGTTCCTCAAGCAGGTCGAAGAGAGCATGAACGCGGGTGGCAAGGGCCTCGCCGTCGGCCGGAACGTCTTCCAGCGGGAGGACCCCGTCGCCATCCTCGACGGCCTCGAGCAGGTCATCTTCGAGGGTGCGTCCGCCGAGGAAGCGCTCGAATGA
- a CDS encoding cation:proton antiporter domain-containing protein — MTELLTVVVAVVGLGVAAQVIADRLRLPSIPFLVLVGLALGPEGLALVRPETFGDALSVIVGISVAIIVFEGAFNLKAQTFRRAPSATVALVTVGVLVSFLGTAVAVRVFLGATWGVSLLTGALLVATGPTVITPILSVVRVRPRVAATLEVESILNDVTAAILAVAMFEAVTAPNPTLANVTMAFGHRLLVGAVIGGVVAGVLWYLFETVEHSPWNAPQNARLLVLASAVVAHGTAETVAGEAGIAAAATAGVVLGNANLAYEADIATFKDDVTVLLLSFVFIVLTTLVSFAELAVLGLGGVAVVAAVLLVVRPLSVFVSTWGSTFDVPDRLFMSFVAPRGIVPASVATLFALELREFDPAGAAILVGTVFLVIITSVVVEGGLARSLADLFEVTPPRVLVVGGGTVGRALARQYEAGGERIELVERDPGAVETGRNAGFTVHRGDATDPAVLRAAGAADADRAVVVTGDDRTNVHVTRLLRTRFDVDPVFVRADDPDAVQTAEALGGRPLTGSVLHLWAIEGITPRETTARPGWLTALLREGDIRQFVVPPGLAGRTVEEVEAQLPPRALLVTLTRGDQTQVPAGDDRLEHGDRITFVGEEAAVETALQRLTDESRW, encoded by the coding sequence GTGACGGAACTGTTGACGGTCGTGGTCGCCGTCGTCGGCCTGGGCGTCGCCGCACAGGTCATCGCGGACCGGCTCCGGCTGCCCAGCATCCCGTTCCTGGTGCTCGTCGGGCTCGCACTCGGGCCGGAGGGGCTGGCGCTCGTCCGGCCCGAGACGTTCGGCGACGCGCTCTCGGTCATCGTCGGCATCAGCGTCGCCATCATCGTCTTCGAGGGCGCGTTCAACCTCAAGGCACAGACGTTCAGGCGCGCCCCCTCGGCGACGGTCGCACTCGTCACGGTCGGCGTGCTCGTCTCGTTCCTCGGGACCGCGGTGGCGGTCCGGGTGTTCCTCGGCGCGACGTGGGGCGTCTCCCTGCTGACCGGGGCACTGCTGGTCGCGACCGGCCCGACCGTCATCACGCCCATCCTCTCGGTGGTCCGGGTCCGGCCGCGCGTCGCGGCCACCCTGGAGGTCGAGAGCATCCTCAACGACGTGACCGCGGCCATCCTCGCCGTGGCGATGTTCGAGGCGGTGACCGCCCCGAACCCGACGCTCGCAAACGTCACGATGGCGTTCGGCCACCGGCTCCTCGTCGGTGCGGTCATCGGGGGGGTCGTCGCCGGTGTCCTCTGGTACCTCTTCGAGACGGTCGAGCACTCACCGTGGAACGCCCCACAGAACGCCCGGTTGCTGGTGCTGGCGAGCGCGGTCGTCGCCCATGGAACCGCCGAGACCGTCGCCGGCGAGGCCGGCATCGCGGCCGCCGCCACGGCGGGCGTCGTCCTCGGGAACGCGAACCTCGCCTACGAGGCCGACATCGCGACGTTCAAGGACGACGTGACGGTGCTGTTGCTCTCGTTCGTCTTCATCGTCCTGACCACGCTCGTCAGTTTCGCGGAGTTGGCCGTCCTCGGGCTCGGCGGGGTGGCGGTCGTCGCGGCCGTCCTGCTGGTCGTCCGGCCCCTGTCGGTGTTCGTCTCGACCTGGGGGAGCACCTTCGACGTGCCCGACAGACTGTTCATGAGCTTCGTCGCCCCGCGCGGCATCGTTCCGGCGAGCGTCGCGACCCTGTTCGCGCTCGAACTCCGGGAGTTCGACCCGGCCGGGGCGGCCATCCTCGTCGGCACCGTGTTCCTCGTCATCATCACCAGCGTCGTCGTCGAGGGCGGGCTGGCCCGGTCGCTCGCCGACCTGTTCGAGGTGACGCCGCCCCGCGTCCTCGTCGTCGGCGGTGGGACGGTCGGGCGCGCCCTCGCGCGGCAGTACGAGGCCGGCGGCGAGCGCATCGAACTGGTCGAGCGCGACCCGGGGGCGGTCGAGACCGGACGGAACGCGGGGTTCACCGTCCACCGCGGCGACGCGACCGACCCGGCCGTGTTGCGCGCCGCGGGTGCGGCCGACGCGGACCGGGCCGTCGTCGTCACCGGCGACGACCGGACCAACGTCCACGTCACCCGGCTGCTTCGCACGCGCTTCGACGTTGACCCGGTGTTCGTCCGGGCGGACGACCCCGACGCCGTCCAGACCGCGGAGGCGCTCGGCGGCCGCCCCCTGACGGGCTCCGTGTTGCACCTCTGGGCCATCGAGGGCATCACCCCACGCGAGACGACGGCCAGGCCCGGCTGGCTCACCGCGCTGCTCCGCGAGGGCGACATCAGGCAGTTCGTCGTCCCTCCGGGGCTGGCGGGCCGGACGGTCGAGGAGGTCGAGGCCCAGCTCCCGCCCCGGGCCCTCCTCGTGACGCTCACCCGCGGCGACCAGACGCAGGTACCGGCGGGGGACGACCGGCTGGAACACGGCGACCGAATCACCTTCGTCGGGGAGGAGGCGGCGGTCGAGACGGCCCTCCAACGACTCACCGACGAGTCGCGCTGGTAG
- a CDS encoding ArsR/SmtB family transcription factor, with protein sequence MTNEWDADTLFDVFERETARRILALTSVEPLSAQALVDRCDASEATVYRRIDVLEEYDLLESRPKVDEGGNHYEVYETNLDSVCFELRDGGFTIDVSYRRELVDEESSI encoded by the coding sequence GTGACAAACGAGTGGGACGCCGACACGCTGTTCGACGTCTTCGAACGGGAGACGGCCCGGCGCATCCTCGCGCTCACGTCCGTCGAGCCCCTCTCGGCACAGGCACTCGTCGACCGCTGTGACGCCTCCGAGGCGACGGTCTACCGGCGCATCGACGTCCTCGAGGAGTACGACCTGCTCGAATCGCGGCCGAAGGTCGACGAGGGCGGGAACCACTACGAGGTGTACGAGACCAACCTCGACAGCGTCTGCTTCGAGCTGCGCGACGGCGGCTTCACCATCGACGTGAGCTACCGGCGCGAGCTGGTCGACGAGGAGTCCAGTATCTGA
- a CDS encoding J domain-containing protein, whose translation MAVADRQSCDGCDRQFAVERLSTVTMPGGSQSVCCPDCRRFAESARSKAELDRDEHECDGCSRTYPLSELSVVDMPGGSQSVCCPECRTYAESVGTTAELGQRRRECDGCSREFALDNLAVVDMPGGTQSICCPECKWYAESVSTTAELGDRQRECDGCTTTFPVSELEEIVLSDGTSVLCCPTCREHAPEPTATDEVDDEQRKDAERETASELAEKDPSKAIQTRNLCTQCKEWCSVELYPAEINDSRTENLCPDCLEIARSRGIVTEVGMRRADAYDALGIEPVDDAGELRDAYIDRVKDVHPDRAGGSREAFKRVQRAYERLESEF comes from the coding sequence ATGGCCGTGGCCGACAGGCAATCTTGCGACGGATGTGACCGACAGTTCGCCGTCGAGCGACTGTCGACCGTCACGATGCCGGGGGGGTCACAGTCGGTCTGCTGCCCGGACTGCCGGCGGTTCGCCGAGTCCGCGCGGTCGAAGGCCGAACTCGACCGGGACGAACACGAGTGCGACGGCTGCTCGCGGACGTACCCGCTCTCGGAGCTCTCGGTCGTCGACATGCCCGGTGGCTCGCAGTCGGTCTGCTGTCCGGAGTGTCGGACCTACGCCGAGTCGGTCGGGACGACCGCCGAACTCGGGCAGCGCCGCCGGGAGTGCGACGGCTGTTCGAGGGAGTTCGCGCTCGACAACCTCGCCGTCGTCGACATGCCGGGTGGGACCCAGTCGATCTGCTGTCCCGAGTGCAAGTGGTACGCGGAGTCGGTCAGCACCACGGCGGAACTCGGCGACCGACAGCGCGAGTGCGACGGGTGCACCACGACGTTCCCCGTCTCCGAACTCGAAGAGATCGTGCTCTCGGACGGGACGAGCGTCCTCTGCTGTCCGACCTGCCGGGAGCACGCGCCCGAGCCGACAGCGACCGACGAGGTCGACGACGAGCAGCGCAAGGACGCAGAGCGCGAGACGGCGTCGGAACTCGCCGAGAAGGACCCCTCGAAGGCGATCCAGACCCGGAACCTCTGCACGCAGTGCAAGGAGTGGTGCTCGGTCGAACTCTACCCCGCCGAGATCAACGACAGCCGGACCGAGAACCTCTGTCCCGACTGTCTCGAGATAGCCCGGAGCCGCGGCATCGTCACCGAGGTCGGCATGCGGCGTGCCGATGCCTACGACGCACTCGGCATCGAGCCGGTCGACGACGCCGGCGAACTCCGTGACGCCTACATCGACCGGGTCAAGGACGTCCACCCCGACCGCGCCGGCGGGAGCCGCGAGGCGTTCAAGCGGGTCCAGCGGGCGTACGAACGCCTCGAATCCGAGTTCTAG
- a CDS encoding DUF7409 domain-containing protein: MGADDHGGRELVGDANTVDALEGVPPDAAAELADADVTPTDLTEKAVTYMDLVEAGVDREVAGEIRRHYSLTWASRMGDGLDDRAEEMGGLQQGERDWVAASTADWEDLGVPEYDPVEREPIDFWADHERPTPVETVVNDWVAERLAEAGISSVRQLAWVDASALAEALDVNVMQARTWRFAARDAR, encoded by the coding sequence ATGGGTGCCGACGACCACGGTGGACGGGAGCTGGTGGGCGACGCGAACACCGTCGACGCCCTCGAGGGCGTTCCCCCGGACGCAGCCGCAGAACTGGCGGACGCCGACGTGACGCCGACCGACCTGACCGAGAAGGCCGTCACCTACATGGACCTCGTGGAGGCCGGCGTCGACCGGGAGGTCGCCGGCGAGATACGCAGACACTACTCCCTGACCTGGGCGTCCCGCATGGGCGACGGGCTCGACGACCGGGCCGAGGAGATGGGCGGCCTCCAGCAGGGCGAGCGCGACTGGGTGGCCGCGAGCACGGCCGACTGGGAGGACCTCGGCGTCCCCGAGTACGACCCGGTCGAGCGCGAGCCCATCGACTTCTGGGCCGACCACGAGCGCCCGACCCCGGTCGAGACCGTCGTGAACGACTGGGTCGCCGAGCGACTGGCCGAGGCCGGCATCTCGTCGGTCCGCCAGCTCGCGTGGGTCGACGCCAGCGCGCTCGCCGAGGCGCTGGACGTGAACGTGATGCAGGCCCGGACGTGGCGGTTCGCGGCGCGCGACGCCCGGTGA
- a CDS encoding class 1 fructose-bisphosphatase encodes MHTADRRSAVDAVMDTVATAAPQIRQGLVGRRTKVDEENPSGETQAAADVWADKLLENAITAIDGVGQYASEEREDIVECGEGVSVAVDPLDGSSNLRPNAAMGTIVGIYEQPLPAKGEDLVAAAYVLYGPITTMTVARDDTVTEYEISDGERSVVREDIVLPDDPVVYGFGGRVPDWPGDFEAYAREIEDELKLRYGGAMISDVNQVVTYGGIFAYPALESAPNGKLRLQFEGIPIGYIIETAGGASSDGDRSLLAVEPTELHQRVPVHIGNEALIERLEAALT; translated from the coding sequence ATGCACACGGCCGACCGCCGGTCCGCGGTCGATGCAGTCATGGACACGGTCGCGACCGCCGCCCCGCAGATCCGTCAGGGGCTGGTGGGTCGCCGGACCAAGGTCGACGAGGAGAACCCCAGCGGCGAGACGCAGGCGGCGGCGGACGTCTGGGCCGACAAGCTCCTCGAGAACGCCATCACGGCCATCGACGGCGTCGGCCAGTACGCCAGCGAGGAGCGCGAGGACATCGTCGAGTGCGGCGAGGGCGTCTCGGTCGCGGTCGACCCCCTCGACGGCTCCTCGAACCTCAGGCCGAACGCGGCGATGGGGACCATCGTCGGCATCTACGAGCAACCCCTCCCCGCGAAGGGGGAGGACCTCGTCGCGGCGGCGTACGTCCTCTACGGCCCCATCACCACGATGACGGTCGCGCGCGACGACACCGTCACCGAGTACGAGATCAGCGACGGCGAGCGCTCGGTCGTCCGCGAGGACATCGTGCTCCCGGACGACCCGGTCGTCTACGGCTTCGGCGGGCGCGTCCCGGACTGGCCGGGCGACTTCGAGGCGTACGCCCGGGAGATAGAGGACGAACTCAAGCTCCGCTACGGCGGTGCGATGATATCCGACGTGAACCAGGTGGTCACCTACGGCGGCATCTTCGCGTACCCGGCGCTGGAGTCCGCCCCGAACGGGAAGCTCCGCCTGCAGTTCGAGGGTATCCCGATCGGCTACATCATCGAGACGGCGGGCGGCGCGTCCTCGGACGGGGACAGGTCGCTGCTCGCGGTCGAGCCGACCGAACTCCACCAGCGCGTCCCCGTCCACATCGGGAACGAGGCGCTCATCGAGCGCCTCGAAGCAGCGCTGACGTAG
- a CDS encoding acyl-CoA carboxylase subunit beta — protein MKVRISEGASEEEASAIAAALAEHVGDEVEVYVGRADDPAAVEAAPEGAAATAGGASAGGSTASAGDDDDLGPTEREEKLIEEIEEILEGGPEKYKERLPEQGKLFVRDRIDLWFNPEQGSAGDQTESGHGNDGVLFEDGKFAEFDNEDQIPADGLITGAAEFEGRDVHFMANDFTVKAGSMASKGVEKFLRMQQRALKTGKPVLYLMDSSGGRIDQQTGFFANREGIGKYYYNHSMLSGRVPQICVLYGPCIAGAAYTPVFADFTIMVEGMSAMAIASPRMVQMVTGEEISMQDLGGAHVHAEESGSADLVAEDEEHARELVSQLVTYLPSNSDEKPPRADPVDPAKSPAGIDSIVPQEPNRGYDMTEVIDRVVDEGSYFELRPDYGEEIITAYARIDGRPVGIVANQPAHRAGAIFPDAAEKAAEFIWKSDAFNIPLLYLADTPGFMAGSQVEKDAILEKGKKMIYATSSATVPKQCVVVRKAYGAGIYAMSGPAYDPESTIGLPSGEIAIMGPEAAINAVYANKLNDIDDPEERAEREAELREEYREDIDIHRMASEVVIDEIVPPSSLRTELENRFRFYETVEKELPDKKHGTIL, from the coding sequence ATGAAGGTGCGTATCAGCGAGGGTGCGTCCGAGGAGGAGGCCTCCGCCATCGCCGCGGCGCTCGCCGAGCACGTGGGCGACGAGGTCGAGGTGTACGTCGGCCGGGCCGACGACCCCGCGGCGGTCGAGGCGGCTCCGGAAGGGGCGGCCGCGACCGCTGGGGGCGCCAGTGCCGGCGGGTCGACCGCGTCGGCCGGCGACGACGACGACCTCGGGCCGACCGAACGCGAGGAGAAACTCATCGAGGAGATCGAGGAGATTCTCGAGGGCGGCCCGGAGAAGTACAAAGAGCGACTCCCCGAACAGGGCAAACTGTTCGTCCGTGACCGCATCGACCTCTGGTTCAATCCCGAGCAGGGCTCGGCAGGCGACCAGACGGAGTCCGGTCACGGGAACGACGGAGTGCTGTTCGAGGACGGCAAGTTCGCCGAGTTCGACAACGAGGACCAGATCCCCGCCGACGGCCTCATCACGGGCGCGGCCGAGTTCGAGGGCCGCGACGTCCACTTCATGGCCAACGACTTCACCGTCAAGGCCGGCTCGATGGCGTCGAAGGGCGTCGAGAAGTTCCTCCGGATGCAACAGCGCGCCCTGAAGACCGGCAAGCCGGTGCTGTACCTGATGGACTCCTCCGGGGGTCGCATCGACCAGCAGACCGGCTTCTTCGCCAACCGCGAGGGCATCGGGAAGTACTACTACAACCACTCGATGCTCTCCGGGCGCGTCCCGCAGATCTGTGTCCTGTACGGCCCGTGTATCGCCGGCGCGGCGTACACGCCCGTCTTCGCGGACTTCACCATCATGGTCGAGGGGATGTCCGCGATGGCCATCGCCTCCCCGCGGATGGTCCAGATGGTCACCGGCGAGGAGATATCCATGCAGGACCTCGGTGGCGCCCACGTCCACGCCGAGGAGTCCGGCAGCGCCGACCTCGTCGCCGAGGACGAGGAGCACGCCCGGGAACTCGTCTCCCAGCTCGTCACCTACCTGCCGAGCAACTCCGACGAGAAGCCGCCGCGCGCCGACCCCGTCGACCCCGCGAAGTCGCCTGCGGGCATCGACAGCATCGTGCCCCAGGAGCCCAACCGCGGCTACGACATGACGGAGGTCATCGACCGGGTCGTCGACGAGGGCTCGTACTTCGAACTCCGCCCGGACTACGGCGAGGAGATAATCACGGCCTACGCCCGCATCGACGGCCGCCCGGTCGGCATCGTCGCCAACCAGCCTGCCCACCGCGCCGGCGCCATCTTCCCGGACGCCGCCGAGAAGGCAGCCGAGTTCATCTGGAAGTCCGACGCGTTCAACATCCCGCTGCTGTACCTCGCGGACACCCCCGGCTTCATGGCCGGCTCGCAGGTCGAGAAGGACGCCATCCTCGAGAAGGGCAAGAAGATGATCTACGCCACCTCCAGCGCGACGGTGCCGAAGCAGTGCGTCGTCGTCCGCAAGGCGTACGGCGCCGGCATCTACGCGATGTCCGGGCCCGCGTACGACCCCGAGAGCACCATCGGGCTGCCCTCGGGCGAGATCGCCATCATGGGCCCCGAGGCCGCCATCAACGCGGTCTACGCGAACAAGCTCAACGACATCGACGACCCCGAAGAGCGCGCCGAGCGCGAGGCCGAACTCCGCGAGGAGTACCGCGAGGACATCGACATCCACCGCATGGCCAGCGAGGTCGTCATCGACGAGATCGTCCCGCCGTCGTCGCTGCGCACCGAACTCGAGAACCGCTTCCGGTTCTACGAGACCGTCGAGAAGGAGCTGCCGGACAAGAAGCACGGTACCATCCTCTGA
- a CDS encoding PH domain-containing protein: MTGQWFTPDDDEEVLWSAKPRIQSVIPALVAGLVALAVAAGFAWVIEEPLVILPGVVLGILPPLVAYFRVVNTEFVVTNQACYRKTGGLSRTVLSADFESVQNSSYEQPALGALFGYGTVEVDTAAGGGTELTFWNVEDPGSVQRLVLSQKQRHQSSDDIPGSLEQWQAVRDEVRRLRRAVERSDGTRTR; the protein is encoded by the coding sequence ATGACCGGTCAGTGGTTCACGCCCGACGACGACGAGGAGGTGCTGTGGTCGGCGAAGCCCCGCATCCAGTCGGTCATCCCGGCGCTCGTCGCCGGGCTGGTCGCCCTCGCCGTCGCCGCCGGGTTCGCCTGGGTCATCGAGGAGCCACTCGTCATCCTGCCCGGGGTCGTCCTCGGCATCCTCCCGCCCCTCGTGGCGTACTTCCGCGTGGTCAACACCGAGTTCGTCGTGACGAACCAGGCCTGCTACCGGAAGACCGGCGGGCTCTCCCGGACAGTCCTCAGTGCCGACTTCGAGAGCGTCCAGAACTCCTCGTACGAACAGCCCGCGCTCGGGGCGTTGTTCGGCTACGGTACCGTCGAGGTCGACACCGCCGCCGGCGGCGGCACCGAGCTGACGTTCTGGAACGTCGAGGACCCCGGGAGCGTCCAGCGACTCGTGCTCTCACAGAAACAGCGCCACCAGTCGTCCGACGACATCCCCGGCAGCCTCGAGCAGTGGCAGGCGGTCCGGGACGAGGTGCGTCGGCTCAGGCGTGCGGTCGAACGGTCCGACGGAACGAGAACGCGATAA